The Peribacillus sp. FSL E2-0218 genome contains a region encoding:
- a CDS encoding thioesterase family protein, protein MHEFRVNVRFSETDAFGPINNTSYFIYLEEARMKFFEALGLAMDAQPWNFLLASTNCNFIGQGYFNQLLTIKTSLTKVGTKSCDMIHEILCSQTGEIIAEGHAVLVCYNFATQKSEPIPEKMKEKLISEIVLH, encoded by the coding sequence ATGCATGAATTCAGAGTGAACGTCCGTTTTTCCGAAACGGATGCCTTTGGTCCTATCAATAACACCAGTTATTTCATCTATCTCGAAGAAGCACGCATGAAGTTCTTTGAAGCTCTCGGTCTTGCAATGGATGCTCAACCATGGAATTTTTTATTAGCCTCGACAAACTGTAATTTTATTGGTCAAGGTTACTTCAATCAACTGTTGACGATAAAGACTTCATTGACAAAGGTAGGCACAAAAAGCTGTGATATGATCCACGAAATCCTTTGTTCCCAAACGGGAGAGATCATTGCCGAGGGGCATGCGGTTTTGGTCTGTTATAATTTTGCCACTCAAAAAAGTGAACCGATACCTGAAAAGATGAAAGAGAAGCTCATCTCGGAGATTGTACTTCATTAG
- a CDS encoding TetR/AcrR family transcriptional regulator: MKEKMTEHSIRLFEKKGFSETSITDIVESIGVTKGTFYYYFTSKEQLLMDIHLAYIDELLNEQAKIISTPGKTCKDILFDIVHMLLKSIKTKKSSATVFFREMKNLSNEKLAQILPKRDEFRSKIEQVLICGIESGELRANLDASIISFAILGVANWSYHWFDPEGEKNEREVADIFMGMILHGIEA, translated from the coding sequence ATGAAGGAAAAAATGACTGAACATAGCATACGCTTATTCGAAAAAAAGGGCTTCAGTGAAACGTCGATTACGGATATCGTCGAATCGATTGGCGTTACGAAAGGTACATTTTATTATTATTTCACGAGCAAAGAGCAATTGCTGATGGATATTCATCTAGCGTATATAGATGAATTGCTTAATGAGCAAGCAAAAATCATTTCGACTCCAGGGAAAACCTGCAAGGATATCCTTTTCGATATCGTTCATATGCTTTTAAAAAGCATTAAAACGAAAAAGTCGAGCGCAACGGTCTTTTTTCGGGAAATGAAAAATCTAAGTAATGAAAAATTGGCACAAATCCTCCCAAAACGAGATGAATTTCGCAGCAAAATCGAGCAGGTGCTGATTTGTGGCATCGAGAGTGGTGAATTGCGTGCCAATCTCGATGCCTCCATCATCTCCTTTGCCATTTTGGGGGTGGCTAATTGGAGCTATCATTGGTTCGACCCAGAGGGTGAAAAAAATGAGCGGGAAGTGGCAGACATTTTCATGGGGATGATTCTACATGGAATTGAAGCATGA
- a CDS encoding 3-hydroxyacyl-CoA dehydrogenase family protein, with translation MTNEQIQSITVIGAGQMGHQIAMLAALGGYETILQDVQEQALNEAKGKLEAIMTKWVQKGKLSEDRKLAAFSRLQYTSDLEKAAEGADLIIEAVVEKLDVKQDVFAKLDKLAPAETIFATNSSTIVNSLLASVTTRPDKFINMHFFFPPLVMDCVEVVMSDQTSEETAKQAMKVTQRMNRTGVLLRKEISGFVANRILGALQREALYLYEEGIVDYKDIDLICRKALSHPIGPFELMDLSGIDVGYFVMQQRYNETGNPEDKPNASIEEKVKQGHLGRKSGKGWYEYPNQGVKH, from the coding sequence ATGACAAACGAGCAAATTCAATCGATAACCGTTATCGGAGCCGGCCAGATGGGGCATCAAATCGCGATGCTTGCCGCTTTGGGAGGATATGAGACGATTCTTCAGGATGTCCAGGAACAAGCATTGAATGAAGCCAAGGGGAAATTGGAAGCGATCATGACCAAATGGGTCCAAAAAGGTAAATTGTCAGAAGATCGGAAATTGGCGGCTTTTAGCCGACTTCAATACACTTCCGACTTGGAGAAGGCGGCCGAAGGAGCTGATTTGATCATTGAAGCGGTTGTAGAAAAACTTGATGTGAAGCAGGATGTTTTCGCAAAACTGGACAAGTTGGCACCTGCTGAAACCATTTTCGCCACCAATAGTTCAACGATTGTCAATAGCTTGCTTGCAAGCGTGACAACACGTCCGGACAAGTTCATCAATATGCATTTCTTTTTCCCGCCTCTAGTAATGGATTGTGTTGAAGTGGTCATGAGCGATCAAACATCTGAAGAAACAGCAAAGCAAGCGATGAAAGTCACACAGAGAATGAATAGGACCGGCGTGTTATTAAGGAAAGAAATATCGGGATTCGTAGCCAATCGGATTTTGGGTGCCCTTCAGCGTGAAGCTTTATATTTGTATGAAGAAGGAATTGTCGACTATAAGGATATCGATTTAATTTGCCGAAAAGCGCTAAGCCATCCCATCGGACCGTTTGAACTGATGGATTTATCGGGAATTGATGTAGGCTATTTTGTCATGCAGCAGCGATACAATGAAACGGGAAATCCTGAGGACAAGCCGAATGCGAGTATCGAAGAAAAGGTGAAGCAGGGCCATTTAGGAAGGAAATCGGGTAAGGGCTGGTATGAATATCCAAATCAAGGGGTGAAGCATTGA
- a CDS encoding enoyl-CoA hydratase: MTRFIKVEKENKLAIITIDNPPLNVISKHVFKELGETFTELSRDNETVAVLITGAGDMAFAAGADIKEFPNLMGNPNMKETVKEGHAVLTMVDQFPKPTIAVLNGLTLGGGCELALACDLRIAEAQVQIGLPEVKLGLFPGGGGTQRLSRLVGNAKAKEIIFTGDPLDAKEAEKIGLVNKVVGKGSGLAEAKMLASRITRHSLQALSRIKKAINDGSEATLEEGLELETNLFVEIFQTEDVKEGVSAFLNKRKPSFVHR, from the coding sequence ATGACAAGGTTCATTAAAGTGGAAAAGGAAAACAAGCTTGCAATCATCACCATTGATAATCCACCGTTAAACGTCATTAGCAAACACGTATTCAAAGAATTGGGAGAGACCTTCACGGAACTTTCCCGCGACAATGAAACGGTAGCCGTCCTCATAACGGGCGCTGGGGATATGGCGTTTGCAGCCGGTGCCGATATAAAGGAATTCCCTAACCTGATGGGAAATCCGAATATGAAGGAAACGGTAAAGGAAGGGCATGCTGTATTGACGATGGTTGACCAGTTCCCTAAACCGACGATAGCTGTATTGAACGGCCTCACTTTAGGAGGAGGATGCGAACTCGCTTTGGCCTGTGACTTGCGCATTGCAGAGGCTCAAGTCCAAATCGGCCTTCCCGAGGTTAAATTAGGCTTATTTCCTGGGGGCGGCGGGACACAACGCCTGTCCCGGCTTGTTGGAAATGCAAAAGCAAAGGAAATCATTTTTACCGGTGATCCTCTTGATGCCAAAGAAGCGGAAAAGATTGGGCTCGTCAATAAAGTCGTCGGAAAGGGCAGCGGTTTGGCCGAGGCGAAAATGCTGGCCTCAAGGATAACCAGGCACTCCCTGCAGGCGCTTTCGAGAATCAAGAAGGCGATCAATGATGGAAGTGAAGCGACACTTGAAGAAGGACTGGAGCTAGAAACGAATTTATTCGTGGAAATCTTTCAAACCGAAGATGTAAAAGAGGGTGTTTCCGCTTTCCTGAATAAGCGTAAACCGTCTTTCGTACACCGTTAA
- a CDS encoding long-chain fatty acid--CoA ligase: MTNGKKWLSVYPDSISKEIKVPDFPMQRILQNACQSYPTNTAITFYNQKITYQELFLASQAFASALQKKGIQKGDRVAIMLPNCPQYVIAYYGSLTAGAIITQINPMLVERELRHILQDSGAETIVVLDGLYPKVKSVQHHTNLKNIMAVSLQPSKAVFSPDTSFDEFMEGGDGNINPVSIDPEHDIAVLQYTGGTTGRSKGAMLTHRNILANVVQCYEFFKHELNIGSQRTLSIIPLFHVFGMTSAMNLSVFIAGDSIMLPRFEIDEVLETIKREQPTTFPGVPTMYVALTNHPKAEEYGMDSIKLCNSGSAPMPVELLREFERKSGAKILEGYGLTEASPTTHCNPAFAERKPGSVGIGVPSTEYKVMDLGDGTKEVAPGELGELVVKGPQVMKGYWNMPEETAVTLRDGWLYTGDIAKVDEEGYLYIVDRKKDLIIASGYNIYPRDVEEVLYEHPAVREAVVIGVPDAYRGESVKAVLVLKDGKMASEQEIIDYCRANLAAYKVPHFVEFREELPKTNVGKILRRALREELSNKL; this comes from the coding sequence ATGACTAATGGTAAAAAGTGGCTATCCGTGTATCCCGATTCAATTTCAAAGGAAATAAAGGTGCCTGATTTCCCGATGCAAAGAATTCTTCAAAATGCATGTCAATCCTATCCAACCAATACAGCCATCACTTTTTATAATCAAAAAATCACATATCAGGAACTTTTTCTTGCGTCGCAGGCCTTTGCCTCAGCCCTTCAAAAAAAAGGGATTCAAAAGGGCGATCGTGTCGCTATCATGCTGCCTAACTGTCCGCAATATGTGATTGCATATTATGGATCCTTGACCGCTGGTGCGATCATCACCCAAATCAATCCCATGCTTGTTGAAAGGGAATTGCGGCATATCTTGCAGGACTCCGGAGCCGAAACGATCGTCGTATTGGATGGATTATATCCGAAAGTGAAGAGTGTGCAGCATCATACGAACCTGAAAAATATCATGGCAGTGAGCCTGCAGCCATCGAAGGCCGTTTTCTCGCCTGATACTTCATTTGATGAATTCATGGAGGGAGGAGACGGCAACATCAATCCTGTATCCATCGATCCGGAACATGATATCGCCGTTCTTCAATATACAGGAGGGACGACGGGACGTTCGAAAGGGGCCATGCTGACTCACCGCAATATTCTTGCAAACGTCGTTCAGTGCTACGAATTCTTCAAGCATGAATTAAATATCGGTTCTCAAAGAACGCTATCGATCATCCCGCTTTTCCATGTTTTTGGAATGACATCCGCCATGAATTTATCCGTATTTATCGCCGGTGATTCAATCATGCTGCCACGATTCGAAATAGATGAAGTGCTTGAAACGATCAAACGTGAGCAGCCGACGACTTTTCCCGGAGTTCCGACCATGTATGTAGCACTGACGAACCATCCAAAGGCCGAAGAGTATGGGATGGACTCGATTAAACTCTGTAACAGCGGAAGTGCACCAATGCCGGTAGAGCTTTTACGAGAGTTTGAACGGAAATCGGGTGCGAAGATCTTGGAAGGCTATGGGCTTACGGAAGCTTCGCCAACAACGCATTGCAACCCGGCATTTGCCGAAAGGAAGCCGGGAAGTGTCGGGATCGGCGTCCCTTCGACGGAATATAAAGTCATGGATCTAGGTGATGGAACAAAAGAAGTGGCACCAGGTGAATTGGGTGAATTGGTCGTCAAAGGTCCCCAAGTGATGAAAGGGTATTGGAATATGCCAGAGGAAACGGCAGTCACCCTTAGGGACGGCTGGCTATATACCGGGGATATCGCCAAGGTTGATGAAGAAGGATACCTTTATATCGTCGATAGGAAGAAGGACTTGATCATTGCAAGCGGCTATAACATTTACCCGCGTGATGTGGAAGAAGTACTCTATGAACATCCTGCTGTGCGGGAAGCGGTGGTCATCGGAGTTCCGGATGCCTACAGAGGAGAGTCGGTAAAAGCAGTGCTTGTACTGAAAGATGGGAAAATGGCAAGTGAACAGGAAATCATCGATTACTGCCGTGCAAACCTGGCTGCCTATAAGGTTCCGCATTTCGTTGAATTTCGTGAAGAGTTGCCAAAAACGAATGTCGGAAAGATATTGAGGCGGGCTTTAAGGGAAGAACTATCCAATAAATTATAG